One Gallus gallus isolate bGalGal1 chromosome 11, bGalGal1.mat.broiler.GRCg7b, whole genome shotgun sequence DNA window includes the following coding sequences:
- the PIEZO1 gene encoding piezo-type mechanosensitive ion channel component 1 isoform X4, whose product MERRALCAGLYWLLLPLALLAACLFRFNALSLVYLLYLLLLPWFPGPADVSGHAGRLLKALLGTSLLFLLAHFVFQICLYTLPALDQLLGPSCSSWEVLARHIGVTRLDLGDLPNSVRLVAPDVGILLVSSLCLCLCHRLVPKGSAAARRPESQQPPEQGEEQDVERRGGTAGGDAPLSARLRVTAHWVLWAAGKGLAILLLALAGITLPSASSSVYYVLFVGLCTWWACHLPSSRAAFDALCVLVGLYAAAHLLCLYAYQAPFVQGVFPPPTIWARVFGFKDIILYSNCSRPNALQLNTDHPWPVYANPGILLLLYYTVATLLKLRRLDARRAAVPAQSPTRDLVELESWPKDSDGVAEDTKPMLSSSAGKRSTENCTVHVMGDATPLGRDRPAERLPLQALWHVIMNQSYVCALIAMMVWSITYHSWLTFVLLLWSCLIWIVRSRHHFAMLCSPFLLLYGIALCSLQYVWGMDLGPELPTRVGLMSLEQLGLVRPKYPCLDLGAKLLLTLTFWLLVRQFIKEKLLTRTCPATPLLEVTVSDTEPGQQRDVLKALGALVRDFYAKYWICVCAGMFIVVSFAGRLVVYKIVYMFLFLLCLTLFQVYYTLWRKVLKGFWWLVVAYTMLVLIAVYTFQFEDFPMYWRNLTGLTNEQLGDLGLEQFSVSELFSSTLIPGFFLLACILQLHYFHRPFMHITDLEHIPASEPQPCHIPRPEELHGSRLLRDAVVAESARTEGGESDTASQAPSKWGLVLERLIVLGWTFSDTLTRGQVFVGRLLELHILKLVALYTVWVALQEVSLMNFLLVLLWAFAMPYCRFRHMASCLSTVWTCIIIVCKMLYQLKIVDPSEYSSNCTQPLLNGTNLSPEEMGNSTLYRGPVDPANWFGIRKGFPNLGYIQNHLLVLLLLVLEAVVYRRQEYYRKQHQLVVPITETIFEDVSREQLDHGLVTCAKYFLNYFYYKFGLEICFLMTVNVIGQRMNFMVILHGCWLVVILTRRRRAAIARLWPKYCLFLVVFLLYQYLLCVGMPPALCMDYPWRWSQSLPMNSALIKWLYLPDFFVAPKSTNLINDFVLLLCAAQQWRVFVAERTEEWLRAAGDNADRPDLEREPHNPTPNFIHCRSYLDMAKVVVFRYLFWFVLVVVFITGATRISLFGLGYLLACFYLLLFGTAMLRKPARARLVLWDCLILYNITVIISKNMLSLLSCVFVQQMQSNFCWVIQLFSLVCTVKGYYDPKEMGKDQDCSLPVEEAGIIWDSICFFFLLLQRRVFLSYYFLHVMLDLQASALQASRGVALFRASLMKSMRSHRQAEKKSLAQLKRQMERIRAKQEKYHQERLPGGEGQDGARAVLHSGEYFLFESDSEEEEEAAVPEEPRPGRQSAFQLAYQAWMTNTRTALRQQEREQQEALGDELTAGDSRAREEALEAPEEADGQEEEEEEEEGSERGNVLQRALNTLRFLWVLCQAMVDGLTQWLDACTQEHTDMSTVLRLERYVLTQRLAKGEDVHRGVLDELYLLPPEEPQEEPQNGIASSGCNGAECEQRAEPPAAEYPLQRGSQEQVASWGSREDVAGSRELLALPQNRSRTASELLVSRRLYFAELEESEKFYQSHNRFLKLLLAVYHCVAAHSELLCYFIIILNNMVTASVISLFLPILVFLWAMLSIPRPSKRFWMTAIVFTEVMVVVKYLFQFGFFPWNGYAMLVRNEGKPFFPPRILGLEKTDRYIKYDLIQLLALFFHRSLLLCYGLWDHEEDPFAKKKPEVEQAEDEEEEEERQEEAGSPAVPAEPGALGAAVGSEPEGDARGQKEGSGDGATHLRFRRKRRRGKEPAAVVEEEDGEEEEEGEEEEEVEEEEAKQSHSQKKLKAFGLRVKLFFLTMAQNMYQPVRGFFHDILHTQYRAATDVYAFMFLADVVDFIIIIFGFWAFGKHSAAADITSSLSDDQVPEAFLVMLLIQFTTMVIDRALYLRKTVLGKLIFQVILVFSIHLWMFFILPAVTERLFSLNTVAQLWYFVKCIYFSLSAYQIRCGYPTRILGNFLTKKYNHLNLFLFQGFRLVPFLVELRAVMDWVWTDTTLSLSNWMCVEDIYANIFIIKCSRETEKKYPQPKGQKKKKIVKYGMGGLIILFLVAIIWFPLLFMSLVRSVVGVVNHPIDVTVTLKLGGYEPLFTMSAQQQSIQPFTPQDYEALTNEFERQPVAMQFITLYGYEDIVTARIEGSSGSLWSISPPSREQMRRELQNGSSDITLRLTWTFQRDLGKGGTVEHTFDKHTTDLQPGAPERMELAQLLQGTRDAPVQVPKLFPKYIRAPNGPEANPVKQLLPDGEDSYLDVEVQLKRERSGSGQGSDSFLEWWVVRLKDAPARDGNILPMVIFNDKVSPPSLGFLAGYGIMGLYVSIVLVIGKFVRGFFSEISHSIMFEELPCVDRILKLCQDIFLVRETGELELEEELYAKLIFLYRSPETMIKWTREKE is encoded by the exons TGCCTGTGTCTGTGCCACCGCCTCGTCCCCAAGGGCAGCGCTGCCGCCCGCAGACCGGAGTCCCAGCAGCCCCCTGAGCAG GGGGAAGAGCAGGACGTGGAGCGGCGCGGTGGCACGGCCGGCGGGGACGCACCGCTCAGCGCCAGGCTGCGGGTGACGGCACACTGGGTGCTGTGGGCGGCCGGGAAGGGGTTGGCCATCCTGCTGCTGGCCTTGGCCG GGATCACCCTGCCCTCCGCCTCCTCCAGCGTCTACTACGTGCTGTTCGTGGGGCTGTGCACCTGGTGGGCATGCCACCTCCCCTCCAGCCGCGCTGCCTTCGATGCCCTCTGCGTCCTCGTCGGCCTCTACGCTGCTGCCCACCTCCTGTGCCTCTATGCCTATCAAGCACCCTTCGTGCAGGGGGTCTTCCCGCCCCCCACCATCTGGGCACG GGTGTTTGGCTTCAAGGACATCATCCTATACAGCAACTGCTCCCGACCCAACGCCCTCCAGCTCAACACCGACCACCCCTGGCCCGTCTACGCCAACCCtggcatcctgctgctgctctactACACCGTGGCCACGCTGCTGAAGCTGCGCCGCCTGGATGCCAgg agagcagcagtgccagcacagtCCCCAACGCGGGATCTGGTGGAGCTGGAGAGCTGGCCCAAGGACAGCGATGGCGTGGCTGAAGACACCAAG CCCATGCTGTCCTCCAGCGCTGGGAAGCGGAGCACGGAGAACTGCACCGTCCACGTCATGGGTGATGCCACGCCACTGG GCAGGGACCGTCCGGCGGAGCGGCTGCCCCTGCAGGCACTGTGGCACGTCATCATGAACCAGAGCTACGTCTGCGCCCTCATTGCCATGATG GTGTGGAGCATCACCTACCACAGCTGGCTGACCTTCGTGCTGCTGCTCTGGTCCTGCCTCATCTGGATCGTGCGCAGCCGGCACCACTTCGCCATGCTCTGCTcacccttcctgctgctttatggcattgctctctgcagcctgcagtacGTCTGGGGCATGGACCTGGGCCCCGAGCTGCCCACCCGTGTCGGCCTTATGAGCctggagcagctggggctggtgcGCCCCAAGTACCCCTGCCTGGACCTGGGGGCCAAG ctcctgctcaccCTCACCTTCTGGCTGCTGGTACGGCAGTTCATTAAGGAGAAGCTGCTAACGAGGACGTGCCCAGCCACCCCGCTGCTGGAGGTGACCGTTTCGGATACAG AACCTGGCCAACAGCGGGATGTGCTGAAGGCACTGGGGGCTCTGGTGAGGGATTTCTATGCCAAGTATTGGATCTGTGTGTGCGCCGGTATGTTCATCGTGGTCAGCTTCGCCGGGCGCCTCGTGGTCTACAAGATCGTCTACAtgttcctcttcctcctctgcctcaCCCTCTTCCAG gtgtaCTACACCCTATGGCGCAAAGTGCTGAAGGGCTTCTGGTGGCTGGTGGTGGCCTACACCATGCTGGTGCTCATCGCCGTCTACACCTTCCAGTTCGAGGACTTCCCCATGTACTGGAGGAACCTGACGGGTCTCACCAACGAGCA GCTGGGTGACCTGGGTCTGGAGCAGTTCAGTGTCTCCGAGCTCTTCTCCAGCACCCTCATCCCGGGCTTCTTTCTGCTGGCCTGCATCCTTCAGCTTCACTACTTCCACCGCCCCTTCATGCACATCACTGACCTGGAGCACATCCCTGCCTCCGAGCCGCAGCCCTGCCACATCCCCCGGCCCGAGGAGCTGCATGGCAGCCGGCTGCTGCGAGATGCAGTTGTTGCTGAGAGTGCCAGGACTGAGGGGGGAGAGTCTGACACTGCCTCACAGG CACCCAGCAAGTGGGGGCTGGTGCTGGAGCGCCTCATCGTGCTGGGCTGGACCTTCTCGGACACGCTGACCCGCGGGCAGGTCTTCGTGGGGCGCCTGCTGGAGCTGCATATCCTCAAGCTGGTGGCCCTCTACACCGTCTGGGTGGCCCTGCAGGAG GTATCGCTGATGAATTtcttgctggtgctgctgtgggctttCGCCATGCCTTACTGCCGCTTCCGCCACATGGCCTCGTGCCTCTCCACCGTCTGGACCTGCATCATCATCGTCTGCAAGATGCTCTACCAGCTCAAGATCGTCGACCCCAGCGAGTACTCCAGCAACTGCACCCAG CCCCTGCTCAACGGCACCAACCTGAGCCCGGAGGAGATGGGCAACTCCACGCTGTACCGCGGCCCCGTGGACCCCGCCAACTGGTTCGGCATCCGCAAGGGCTTCCCCAACCTGGGCTACATCCAG AACCacctcctggtgctgctgctgctggtgctggaggcGGTGGTGTATCGGCGCCAGGAGTATTACCGTAAGCAGCACCAGCTGGTGGTCCCCATCACTGAGACCATCTTTGAGGACGTGTCCCGTGAGCAGCTGGACCACGGCTTGGTCACCTGTGCCAAGTACTTCCTCAACTACTTCTACTACAAATTTGGCTTGGAG ATCTGCTTCCTGATGACGGTGAACGTGATCGGGCAGAGGATGAACTTCATGGTGATCCTGCACGGCTGCTGGCTGGTCGTCATCCTGACACGGCGCCGGCGGGCGGCCATCGCACGCCTTTGGCCCAAGTATTGCCTCTTCCTCGTGGTCTTCCTCCTCTACCAGTACCTGCTGTGTGTCGGCATGCCGCCTGCTCTCTGCATGG ATTACCCGTGGCGCTGGAGCCAGTCCCTCCCCATGAACTCGGCGCTCATCAAGTGGCTCTACCTGCCTGATTTCTTCGTGGCCCCCAAATCCACCAACCTCATCA ATGACttcgtgctgctgctgtgcgcGGCGCAGCAGTGGAGGGTGTTTGTGGCCGAGCGCACCGAGGAGTGGCTGCGGGCTGCGGGTGACAATGCAGACCGGCCGGACCTGGAGCGAGAGCCACACAACCCCACCCCCAACTTCATCCACTGCCG GTCCTACCTGGACATGGCGAAGGTGGTGGTCTTCCGTTACCTCTTCTGGTTTGTCCTGGTGGTGGTCTTCATCACCGGGGCCACCCGCATCAGCCTCTTCGGCCTCGGCTACCTGCTCGCCTGCTTCTACCTCCTGCTCTTCGGCACTGCCATGCTGCGCAAGCCAGCACGGGCACGCCTCGTGCTCTGGGACTGCCTCATCCTCTACAACATCACTGTCATCATCTCCAAAAACATGCTGTCG CTCCTCTCCTGCGTCTTCGTGCAGCAGATGCAGAGCAACTTCTGCTGGGTGATCCAACTCTTCAGCCTGGTCTGCACCGTCAAGGGCTACTACGACC CCAAGGAGATGGGCAAGGACCAGGACTGCTCGCTGCCGGTGGAGGAGGCTGGCATCATCTGGGACAGCATctgcttcttcttcctcctgctccagcGCCGCGTCTTCCTCAGCTACTACTTCTTGCACGTCATGCTGGACCTCCAAGCTTCTGCCCTGCAGGCTTCCAG GGGTGTCGCACTGTTCAGAGCCAGCCTCATGAAGAGCATGCGCTCCCACCGGCAGGCTGAGAAGAAGTCGCTGGCTCAGCTCAAAAGGCA GATGGAACGGATCCGTGCCAAGCAGGAGAAGTACCACCAGGAGCGGCTGCCGGGTGGTGAGGGGCAGGATGGGGCCAGGGCAG TGCTGCATTCCGGGGAATACTTCCTCTTTGAGTCAGacagtgaggaagaggaggaggcagcagtgcCCGAGGAGCCGCGGCCAGGCAGGCAGAGTGCCTTCCAG CTTGCCTATCAGGCCTGGATGACCAACACCAGGACAGCGCTGAGGCAGCAGGAGCGCGAGCAGCAGGAGGCTCTGGGCGATGAGCTCACTGCAG gggacagcagagcGAGGGAGGAGGCATTAGAGGCGCCCGAAGAGGCTGATggccaggaggaggaagaggaggaggaggaaggatctG AGCGGGGCAATGTGCTGCAGCGGGCGCTGAACACCCTGCGCTTCCTGTGGGTGCTGTGCCAGGCCATGGTGGATGGTCTCACCCAGTGGCTGGATGCCTGCACGCAGGAGCACACCGACATGTCCACCGTGCTGCGGCTCGAGAGATACGTCCTGACGCAGCGCCTGGCCAAG GGTGAGGATGTGCACCGCGGGGTGCTGGATGAGCTCTACCTGCTGCCACCCGAGGAGCCCCAAGAGGAGCCACAAAATGGCATCGCTTCCAG TGGGTGCAATGGAGCTGAGTGTGAACAAAGGGCTGAGCCCCCCGCAGCAGAGTACCCTCTGCAGAGAGGCAGCCAGGAGCAGGTGGCAAGCTGGGGGTCACGGGAGGACGTGGCGGGGTCTCGGGAGCTGCTGGCCCTGCCACAGAACCGGAGCCGGACAGCCAGCGAGCTGCTGGTGAGCAG GAGGCTGTACTTTGCCGAGCTGGAGGAGTCGGAGAAGTTCTACCAGTCCCACAACCGctttctgaagctgctgctggccgTCTACCACTGCGTGGCCGCCCACTCCGAGCTGCTCTGCTACTTCATCATCATCCTCAACAACATGGTGACCGCCTCCGTCATCTCCCTCTTCCTGCCCATCCTTGTCTTCCTCTGGGCCATGCTCTCCATCCCCCGGCCCAGCAAACGCTTCTGGATGACTGCCATCGTCTTCACTGAG gtgatggtggtggtgaaaTACCTCTTCCAGTTTGGTTTCTTCCCTTGGAACGGCTACGCCATGCTGGTGCGTAATGAGGGCAAGCCCTTTTTCCCACCCCGCATCCTGGGGCTGGAGAAGACCGACCGCTACATCAAATACGACCTTATTCAGCTCCTGGCACTCTTCTTCCACCGCTCGCTGCTGCTG TGCTATGGGCTGTGGGACCACGAGGAGGATCCCTTTGCCAAGAAGAAGCCAGAGGTGGAGCAGgcagaggatgaggaggaggaggaggagcggcaGGAGGAAGCGGGGTCCCCAGCGgtgccagcagagccaggagctcTGGGTGCAGCTGTGGGGTCAGAGCCGGAGGGCGATGCCCGGGGGCAGAAGGAGGGGAGTGGGGATGGAGCAACACATCTCCGCttcaggaggaagaggaggcgaGGCAAGGAGCCAGCAGCAGTGGTGGAGGAAG aggatggggaggaggaggaggagggagaggaagaggaagaggtggaagaggaggaggcaaAACAGAGCCACTCTCAGAAGAAGCTGAAGGCGTTTGGTCTCCGGGTCAAGCTCTTCTTCCTCACCAT GGCACAAAACATGTACCAGCCCGTGCGTGGGTTCTTCCACGACATCCTGCACACCCAGTACCGGGCAGCCACCGACGTCTATGCCTTCATGTTCCTGGCTGATGTGGTCgacttcatcatcatcatctttggTTTCTGGGCCTTCGGG AAACACTCAGCGGCCGCCGACATCACCTCCTCCCTGTCGGATGACCAAGTCCCAGAGGCCTTCCTGGTCATGCTGCTCATCCAGTTCACCACCATGGTGATCGACCGCGCGCTCTACCTCCGTAAGACCGTACTGGGCAAGCTCATCTTCCAGGTCATCCTGGTCTTCAGCATCCATCTCTGGATGTTCTTCATCCTGCCAGCCGTCACTGAAAG GTTGTTCAGCCTCAACACAGTGGCCCAGCTGTGGTACTTCGTCAAGTGCATCTACTTCTCGCTGTCAGCCTACCAGATCCGCTGTGGCTACCCCACCCGCATCCTGGGCAACTTCCTCACCAAGAAATACAACCACCTCAACCTCTTCCTCTTCCAGGG GTTCCGCCTCGTGCCCTTCCTGGTGGAGCTGCGTGCCGTCATGGATTGGGTCTGGACCGACACCACGCTGTCGCTGTCCAACTGGATGTGTGTGGAAGACATCTACGCCAACATCTTCATCATCAAGTGCAGCCGTGAGACAGAGAAG AAATACCCGCAGCCCAAAgggcagaagaagaagaagatcgTCAAGTACGGCATGGGTGGCCTCATCATCCTCTTCCTGGTGGCCATCATCTGGTTCCCACTGCTCTTCATGTCGCTGGTGCGCTCGGTGGTGGGCGTCGTCAACCACCCCATCGACGTCACCGTCACCCTCAAGCTGGGGGGGTACGAG CCTCTGTTCACCATGAGTGCCCAGCAGCAGTCCATCCAACCCTTCACGCCGCAGGACTACGAAGCGCTGACCAACGAATTCGAGAGGCAGCCG GTGGCCATGCAGTTCATCACGCTGTACGGCTATGAGGACATCGTCACAGCGCGCATTGAGGGCAGCTCGGGCTCCCTGTGGAGCATCAGCCCTCCCAGCCGCGAGCAGATGCGGCGAGAGCTGCAGAATGGCTCCTCTGACATCACCCTGCGCCTCACCTGGACCTTCCAGAG ggacCTGGGGAAGGGCGGCACGGTGGAGCACACCTTCGACAAGCACACCACCGACCTGCAGCCCGGAGCACCCGAGCGCATGGAGCTGGCCCAGTTACTGCAGGGCACCCGTGATGCCCCCGT GCAAGTGCCCAAACTCTTCCCCAAATACATCCGGGCACCCAACGGCCCCGAAGCCAACCCGgtcaagcagctgctgccag ATGGAGAGGACAGCTACCTGGATGTCGAGGTGCAGCTGAAACGGGAGCGCTCAGGCTCGGGGCAGGGCAGTGACAGCTTCCTGGAGTGGTGGGTGGTGCGGCTGAAGGATGCTCCGGCACGCGACGGCAACATCCTGCCCATGGTCATCTTCAATGACAAAGTCAGCCCCCCCAGCCTGGGCTTTTTGGCTGGCTATGG GATCATGGGGCTGTATGTCTCCATCGTGCTGGTGATTGGCAAGTTCGTGCGAGGCTTCTTCAGCGAGATCTCGCATTCCATCATGTTTGAGGAGCTGCCCTGCGTGGACCGCATCCTGAAGCTGTGCCAGGACATCTTCCTGGTGCGGGAGACgggagagctggagctggaggaggagctctACGCCAAGCTCATCTTCCTCTACCGCTCACCCGAGACCATGATCAAGTGGACGAGGGAGAAGGAGTAA